GCAGGGCGCCTGCATGGAAGCGGTGTGCAGCGAGGGTGAGTGTGCGGAGCGGCCGAGGCCGGCGCGGACCCCCTGCGGGGCAGACGGCAGCGCGCAGTGCGACGGAACCGGGGACTGCGTGACGTGCGCGGGCGGCATGGCGTGCGAGTGCGGGGAGCCCGGTTGCCCGAACACGTGCGGATCGATGGACGTGATGGTCATGCCTCCGAGCTGCGCGGGGGGCGGGCCGGGCGCCGGGGACAGCTGCGGGCCGGGCGACGCGAGCTGCTGCGGCAACAGGATGGTCCCCTGTGGCACTTTCCTGAGGGGCTACGACGGGACGCCGAGCACGGACGACTCGTTCCCCGCGGCCATCAGCGACTTCCGCCTGGACAAGTACGAGATCACGGTGGGGCGATTCCGAGCGTTCGTGGATGCCGGGCAGGGCGTCCAGGAGAGCCCGCCGGCCATCGGCGCTGGCCGGCACCCCCACGTCAACGGCAGCGGGTGGGTCGCGGGGTGGAACACGCGGCTCGCGCCGAACACCGCGGCGTTGAAGGCGGCGCTGCAGTGCAATGGCGATCGCCTCTGGACGTGGACCGACGCCCCCGGGGCGAACGAGGAGCTGCCGATCAATTGCATCACCTGGTTCGAGGCGTTCGCGTTCTGCGCGTGGGACGGCGGCCGCCTGCCCTCGGAGGCGGAGTGGAACTATGCGGCTGCGGGAGGCGACGAGCATCGACCTTACCCCTGGGGCTCCGAGATCGACGGCGATCGCGCGTCCTACAGCTGCACCGGGGATGGGAGCGCCGCGGGGGCTTGCGCGCTGAGCGACATCCTGCCGGTCGGGTCGAAGCCGCGGGGCGACGGGCGATGGGGGCACTCGGATCTGGCCGGCAATCTGTGGGAGTGGACGATGGACTGGTGGCGGGATGCGCCCCCCACGCCGTGCATCGACTGCGTGCATCGCGTGGACGGCGATCGCGACGCGACGCGGGTCACCCGCGGCGGGAGCTACCGCGCGCCGGCGGCCGACGTGCGCGCAGGCAACCGCGACTTCAGCTATCCCATCGACCGCGTAAACAACATCGGCGCCCGCTGCGCCCGCTAGAGCGGCGGTCACCCGCTTCGGATACGGGCCCATCTCGACGTTTTCGGTGCTCAGCGCACTGGAGTGCGCTTGCGCGCCGAAAACGCCGATCTGGGCCCGTCTCCTGTGCGGGAGACCGTCGCTCTGCTCGGCACGTGGCAGAGGGGGGCGGAGCGAGACCGTCGCTCTGCTCGGCACGTGGCAGAGGGGGGCGGAAACGGCTGTGGATCGGACATCACGGGACGGCGCTGGACGCAGCGGGACGGCGCTGGACGCAGCGGGACGGCGCTGGACGCAGCGGGACGTCCACGTGACCGGATTCGACGCCGGGCGTGGTGTGCGATGTCGACGGTGAGACGCGGCGTGCTAAAGCGCGCGATCGTGGCGTCATCGAGGGGCCAGGCTCAGGCGCAGCGGATCACCGTCGTGGGCGCAGGGGTGATCGGGTTGGCCACGGCGGTCGTCCTCCAGCGCGACGGCCACCGGGTGCAGGTGATCGCAGCGGCGCGCGGCGAGCGCACGACGTCCGCGGTCGCGGCCGCGCTGTGGCACCCTTTCCTGGCGAACCCGCCCGAGCGCGTCAACGCGTGGTCCTCGAGGAGCCTCGATGAACTCACGCGCATCGCAAACGAACACCCGGAGGCGGGTGTGGATCTCCTGACCGCGCGCGAGGCGGCGGACGACACGCGCCTGCCATGGTGGGCTCCGAGCGTCCCGGACCTCGCGCTCGAGCCTGGACCCCACCCGCTGGGCGCGCCGTACAGCCTGCGATTCACGGCGCCGCGCATCGAGCCATCGTTGCACCTGCCCTGGCTGGAGGCGCAGCTCGACTGTCCAGTGCGCACCGAGCACGTGCGATCTCTGGCCGAGGTCGAGGGCGACTGCGTCGTGAATTGCACCGGGCTCGGGGCGCGCGCGCTCACCGGCGACAGCGAGCTCATCGGCGTCTATGGCCAGGTAGCGATCGTCGAACCAGGCGAGATCTACCCAGATGTCGCACTGGGTGATGAAAGGGACGAATCGGCGCTCGTCTATGTCATCCCAAGGCGTCGCGAGATCGTGATTGGCGGTTGTTTCATCCCGTCGCCCGATGATCGCCCGTTGACGCCTGATCCCGAGCTCGCTGACGCAATGCTCCAGCGGGTGCGCGCGGCCGGGCTCAGGCCGGGCCGCTTGCTCGGTTCACGTGCCGGGCTGCGCCCTTATCGGAGCACCGTGCGGCTCGAGCGTGAAGGCCGCGTGATCCACAACTACGGCCACGGCGGTTCGGGATACACGCTGGCATGGGGTTGTGCCCACGAGGTGAGCGCCATGCTGCGGGACGGCAACGCCTCGACATACGGCCATGTCTAGTGGAATGTGCCGAGCGCACTGTTCTGACGCGCGCCGTGATGTCAGCGTCAGAACGGCACCTCCGGGCCTGTTCCTCGGACAAAGGCAGCGGCGCCAACGCCAGCTCACGCACGCCGCCGCAAACCAACGCAGGCTGACGCAGGCGGACGACGTCATCGCAAACCGACGCAACGGTTGCGTCGGTCGCAACGGTCGCAACGCTCGTAACGGCCGCAACCGTCACAAACCGAAACAAACGACGCTGCTTCTGGAATCCAGCCAACCAGAAAGCCCAACGCGACGCTCCGAAAGTCCCGTTGTGCTCCTGTTGCTAGGCTGCTAGATTGGATTCGTGCTCGTCTGCGAGCGTCTCCCGCCTTCTCTCGCAGTGGAACCGCCCGTGGCGCTCCCCTGTTCGTCCGAGGGAATGGCCGTGGACGGCCTCGCTCTGGAGGTCGCTAACCCCTGACGACCTCTCGGTGCCATCCGTGGAACGGTCCCGAGTGGTCGAACGTTCGTTTGCGCTTGATCCGGCGTACACCGTCCGCTGTCACCAACGTGAAGACCCGAAGCTTCCCCCGGGAGTTTTGAGCGCCATGAACAACGACGAGAACCGACTCAGTCGTCCATCGGGGCGGCCAGCCGTCTGGAGTTTCACGAGGAACAACGACGAGAAGTGCCCGAGCCGCCC
The DNA window shown above is from Sorangium aterium and carries:
- a CDS encoding FAD-dependent oxidoreductase; translated protein: MSTVRRGVLKRAIVASSRGQAQAQRITVVGAGVIGLATAVVLQRDGHRVQVIAAARGERTTSAVAAALWHPFLANPPERVNAWSSRSLDELTRIANEHPEAGVDLLTAREAADDTRLPWWAPSVPDLALEPGPHPLGAPYSLRFTAPRIEPSLHLPWLEAQLDCPVRTEHVRSLAEVEGDCVVNCTGLGARALTGDSELIGVYGQVAIVEPGEIYPDVALGDERDESALVYVIPRRREIVIGGCFIPSPDDRPLTPDPELADAMLQRVRAAGLRPGRLLGSRAGLRPYRSTVRLEREGRVIHNYGHGGSGYTLAWGCAHEVSAMLRDGNASTYGHV
- a CDS encoding formylglycine-generating enzyme family protein; this encodes MRTLALIVATSLVSGCSPKVRDFPGDHDVGSGGSGAGGSSGATTSSSDTASSSDATSSGASSSSGGGTDSCVDPAEDCPPAQGACMEAVCSEGECAERPRPARTPCGADGSAQCDGTGDCVTCAGGMACECGEPGCPNTCGSMDVMVMPPSCAGGGPGAGDSCGPGDASCCGNRMVPCGTFLRGYDGTPSTDDSFPAAISDFRLDKYEITVGRFRAFVDAGQGVQESPPAIGAGRHPHVNGSGWVAGWNTRLAPNTAALKAALQCNGDRLWTWTDAPGANEELPINCITWFEAFAFCAWDGGRLPSEAEWNYAAAGGDEHRPYPWGSEIDGDRASYSCTGDGSAAGACALSDILPVGSKPRGDGRWGHSDLAGNLWEWTMDWWRDAPPTPCIDCVHRVDGDRDATRVTRGGSYRAPAADVRAGNRDFSYPIDRVNNIGARCAR